The following coding sequences are from one Lolium rigidum isolate FL_2022 chromosome 6, APGP_CSIRO_Lrig_0.1, whole genome shotgun sequence window:
- the LOC124660596 gene encoding E3 ubiquitin-protein ligase SINA-like 4, whose amino-acid sequence MQDGGEEGSAVMAVEDTAELQIDVRMDVEALLCQGCLLPLKPPIFKCEAAGHILCSYCRGGHGQTCSRADTHCGELDAVVSAAKILCPYGKFGCERYVVFHGAAEHQRTCPCAPCSCPEPGCAFQGSPPALLDHFAAGHSRPVIAVRYGRSWNLCLPLSQRWHVIVGQEDRSVFLVCLGALGAAATAVSLVHVRADCGAAATKFWCKLSVERPGDDKDRRVLMASTVSSSALTGGAPAPGQGMFLAVPQELLSGDMVALRIRIDQL is encoded by the exons ATGCAGGACGGAGGCGAAGAAGGCAGCGCCGTGATGGCGGTGGAAGACACGGCGGAGTTGCAGATCGACGTGAGGATGGACGTTGAGGCGCTCCTCTGCCAGGGCTGCCTCCTGCCCCTCAAGCCCCCAATTTTCAAG TGCGAGGCGGCCGGGCACATCCTGTGCAGCTACTGCCGCGGCGGCCACGGCCAGACCTGCAGCCGCGCCGACACCCACTGCGGCGAGCTGGACGCCGTGGTCAGCGCCGCCAAGATTCTCTGCCCCTACGGGAAGTTCGGCTGCGAGCGCTACGTCGTTTTCCACGGCGCGGCGGAGCACCAACGCACGTGCCCGTGCGCGCCCTGCTCCTGCCCGGAGCCCGGCTGCGCGTTCCAGGGCTCACCGCCGGCGCTCCTCGACCACTTCGCCGCCGGCCACTCCCGCCCCGTCATCGCCGTCCGCTACGGCCGCTCGTGGAACCTCTGCCTGCCGCTGTCGCAGCGCTGGCACGTCATCGTCGGGCAGGAGGACCGGAGCGTGTTCCTGGTCTGCCTGGGCGCGCTCGGCGCGGCGGCCACAGCGGTGTCGCTGGTGCACGTCAGGGCGGACTGCGGCGCCGCGGCGACCAAGTTCTGGTGCAAACTCTCCGTGGAGCGCCCCGGCGACGACAAGGACAGGCGAGTTCTCATGGCCTCGACGGTGAGCAGCAGCGCACTGactggcggcgcgccggcgcccgGCCAGGGCATGTTCTTGGCGGTGCCCCAGGAGCTGCTGTCGGGCGACATGGTCGCGCTCAGGATCCGCATTGATCAGCTCTGA